In Vigna angularis cultivar LongXiaoDou No.4 chromosome 8, ASM1680809v1, whole genome shotgun sequence, the DNA window tcataagtTAAATCCAATCTAAATATGTTGAGTTAAAGAAATATTGAAGTCTTGactatttaaattaaactcTCCTGTTcttgaatttttataaaataactaatgatactttaatagaaaaataatatacaagaCAATATTTGTGAAAAGAACTAAAAACTTTTAGACTAACATTGGTTGACACAAATCATGATCATGCATTGTCtctagaaattttttaaaataatattaatggaGAATGGTATCTAAAAAAGTAttcataattttcatattaaatgaGTGATTAGGATTCTTTAACGAccccttctttttctttctactgAGGATTTTATTCGTTACTTTTGTATCTGAAAAACCATTTAATGACAATAAAGTTTGTGTGAATAAACGTTAACATTTGTTAAACCGTTTCTTCAAGTTTAGTTTTAAAGCTTATAAACGACTTTTTCAAACTTAAGCTTTGACTCtctattttccttttcccaaaaatattcttttgataTAAATCTCtatctatatattaatttaattattcatgatataaatttaaaacttgaaaGTAAGTTAATTTAAGCAATCTTTTAACTAAAAGAATATATCTCCGAAAATGTTAACGAATTTTCTACtagtcaaaattaaaaaaagaaagaaaaaacttatttttcttatgaagagtgattaaatattagtttttattttaacagtTCATGATTAATGCTTCCCAATTATTCAAAACCAAAAGTATCAAAtagtttcttacttttttttatttgttaaatatcaCGTTTTTTACTATACACTTAATTCAATCCTAAACTAACTACCGACAGAATAATTCTAGAAGTAGAAAATAAGTGAAATTCATATGCatgttagaaaaataataattatgaaattgaaataaaaatataaaaaataaacagtaCTAACTATTatcagaaaaaggaaaatataattagtGTTATTAAGTTAGATTTGGATGtgtaaaatgtatttattttagagttattttaaatttttcattaaaaaccctttttcattaaaaacctttaaaaacagaatatgcaagaaaaaaaaaattatttttgtgttatatCAGAGAATTACGAAAGTCCTAgttatgaaaacaaaaacataaaaagaaaataaaaatggaaggTGTTTACGTCTCAAAAATCTAAGGATGTTGTGTGCTGGTCTATTCCACCATCTATCAAAGTTGTAGCTTTACATAATTTTTGTCTTCAAACTTCTTAGTTATCACATTcacattctctctctctctctctctctctctctctctctctctctctctctctctctctctctctctctctctctctctctctttctctttctctctctctgtcaTCCACTAGCTGCTGATATTGAAGTCTATGAGTCCATCAATAAATGCCAGTAAGTAAACCACCATGCACATTCCAACTCAACCTTTGAATAAAGGTGAAACACAAACTTTAACCTAAGACAAGGGGAGGCTAGTGGAATCTAGGAAGTTTCACCATCCTTGGAGATTCCGAACTCCCAGAAAAAAAGTTTTGGGATTTGAACCACTTTCCAAGGAAAATCCACAAATCATGGCTCAAAATGGAAGTGGGGATAGAGTGGTGGAGAATGGTTTTGAGTCAGTTGAGCATGTAGATGAGCTTGATCGGGGACTGAGCCAAAAGGGTAGCATCAAACTCAAAGAGGAAGAAGTTTCTGTGGAGAGGGTGTTCCAGCATCTTCTGGTGCCATCATGGAGGAACCAATTGACTCGGAGAGCCTTTGCGGTCAGCTTTGTACTCAGCATATTGTTCAGTTTCATTGTGATGAAGCTCAACCTCACCACTGGTATTATTCCTTCTCTCAACGTCTCTGCTGGCCTTCTGGGGTTCTTCTTTGTGAAGACTTGGACCAAGTTCTTGGAAAAATCTGGCATGTTGAGACAACCCTTCACAAGGCAAGAGAACACTGTCATCCAAACCTGTGTTGTGGCTTCTTCTGGCATAGCCTTTAGCGGTACCTTCTTCTTTTCACTCTGACTTTTCTGGATTTGTTTACTGTTGTCATGGTGTTGATGTCTATTGTTTTTTAAATGGTTAATTGTTGTGAGTTTTGATTTTGACCCTTTTTGTTCCATGGGGTgaaagggtttttttttttgggaaattaactataaatttatcaaacagttggatTTTTGGTGCCTTTTCAGATTCAACAGTGTGCTAATTTTTGTGGGGATTTGGATTTGAGCAAGACCTTGGTTAATTTCTCATGTTGACCTAGTCTGTAATTTAATTCCTCTGAGAAAAAAACGGAATTACTTTCTCAGTGCTAAATCATTTCCAGATAAATTTTCAAAGGAGAAAATCTAAGTAGTAATCACTTCAGTGGCTAATTGAATCAGTATAGAATCAActgtgttcttttttttttaagatttccAAACTTTAGAGTCAACTCTATCTGTTCCACTGTTTTAATAAATCTGAAGGAACTTTTTTTCCAGAATGATATCATTAGTGCTCCCTCCCCCAGTCACAGTCTTTTGTTATCAAAGGTTACTACTTTTCACTGTCAGACATGACCTTCTAGAATATGCTAACTGTGGAAAAGCCATGGATGACcgacaaaggcatcaaatttGTCCATGCTTTGAAAgatactttttctttgttttgaatttcaacttatgacaataaatttggaaacctagtttatttgattgaataaGTGTATCCTTCTACCATTTTCAACCGAACATAAGCAGAAATTCTTAGTCACTTTTTCTCATCTTCCatcattctttaaaaaataaattttcaatcttgTATCATTAAATGTATTGCatcatattttgaaatgaagCATTGCAAACTGTCAAATCTGGTTTAAATGTTGTGTTAGGTTTCTGGAAAATTGGACTTCAGAACATACCCAAACTCTAGAGTGAGATGTTGATGTTATACATGTGAAAGGAATCTTAGGTCCCATTAAGCTAAATTTCTTCAAAAGTACTTATTGCAggagaataaataaaataaacttcttTTTTGGAGAAGTTAAAACAAAACCTTGTGTGAGAAGTTTATTTCCTTCCCTTTCTTAACttcttttataaatgtttatgaagaaatttatcTACATAGAACTAATTTTTTGTAATCTAggaattcttctttttcataGATTTCATGCTTAGCTCAGTTAAATGAAAGTTTTCATTCTGTGATTGATTTGTATGAATAGGAGGATTTGGAAGTTACCTCTTTGGAATGAGTGAAGAAATAGCTAATCAATCCACTGATACAAGTGATTTTAAGGACCCAAGTTTAGGGTGGATTATagcttttctttttgttgttagCTTTCTCGGCCTTTTCTCTGTTGTACCTCTCCGAAAGGTAAGCCACTGACACATTCTTGAAATATTAATTGCATTGTTCATTAATGTTCCATTTTATTCCTAATAAAAATTTGACAATGAATATATTAAGGGTATGCTTAGATAAATTTCTCAATGAGTTCTACTcataagaaaaagagaataagaaagTGTAATGAATTCATTAGCTTCTgccataaattaaaattagcttTTAGAGATATAAATGagtaaacttttataatttcattttacattcttattttcatctttagttATTTATTGAGAAGGCTGTCCATACAAACTTAATTTAGAAAACCTGCTCGGTTTCATTTTTTCAATCCTTATCACTTTATTGCGTTTGCAATCAAGTTATGGCTAAGTTATGCTTCTGTTATGTGTTAGATTATGATCATTGACTTCAAATTGACATATCCAAGTGGTACTGCAACTGCACATCTCATCAACAGCTTCCACACTCCTCAAGGAGCCAAACTTGCAAAGTAGGCACTATCTTTGACTCAATCTTACTAGAAGTGACTGCATAGGATGTTATACATTCAAACTAATTTACTGTTTCTTTTGTACTCTTCCAGGAAGCAAGTAAAAATGTTGGGAAAATTCTTCAGTATGAGTTTTTTATGGGGCTTTTTTCAATGGTTTTATACAGCTACTGACCAGTGTGGATTTCAAGCCTTCCCTTCATTGGGGCTTAAAGCATATGAAAACAGGTATGTTCTCAGATCTTCATTCTATAAAAGCAAGATACTTCAAATTTTGTACTAATCCAGAATGGCTAATCACATCTCAACTTATTTGTaggttttattttgatttttctgcAATATATGTTGGAGTTGGAATGATTTGCCCTTATATCATAAACATATCAGTGCTTCTTGGGGGAATTCTTTCTTGGGGAATAATGTGGCCTCTCATAAAAACCAACGAGGGTCATTGGTATGAAAAAGGCCTTGGTGAATCAAATCTTCATGGCATCCAAGGTTATAGGGTAAGTTCATTGATATAAAGTACCACAATTCCTTACATTCTTTCCAATGTCTATCAGTTAAGTTGATTTACCTTGTACCTTGAATTCAGGTATTTATAGCTATTGCCTTGCTCCTAGGAGATGGTTTATATAACTTCGTAAAGGTGATAACTCATACCCTCTGGGGGTTGTATCATCAAATCCAAGAGAGAAAACGGGAGAATGTTCTTCCAGTTGCTGATCAAGACTCCCCCTCAAGTCCAGAGCTATCTTATGATGATCGGCGCCGCACCCAACTTTTCCTTAAAGATCAAATTCCCACATGGTTTGCAGTTGCAGGTTATGTTGCTATTGCTGCCATCTCAACAGCCACTCTGCCACACATCTTCCACCAACTAAAATGGTACTACATAATTGTGATCTATCTGGTTGCTCCCACCTTGGCATTTTGCAATGCTTATGGTTGTGGACTAACTGATTGGTCCCTTGCATCCACTTATGGAAAGCTGGCCATCTTCACGATTGGAGCATGGGCCGGTGCCACACAAGGTGGAGTTCTTGCCGGTCTAGCCGCCTGTGGAGTGATGATGAACATTGTTTCCACAGCCTCAGACCTGATGCAG includes these proteins:
- the LOC108345741 gene encoding probable metal-nicotianamine transporter YSL7 isoform X1 codes for the protein MAQNGSGDRVVENGFESVEHVDELDRGLSQKGSIKLKEEEVSVERVFQHLLVPSWRNQLTRRAFAVSFVLSILFSFIVMKLNLTTGIIPSLNVSAGLLGFFFVKTWTKFLEKSGMLRQPFTRQENTVIQTCVVASSGIAFSGGFGSYLFGMSEEIANQSTDTSDFKDPSLGWIIAFLFVVSFLGLFSVVPLRKIMIIDFKLTYPSGTATAHLINSFHTPQGAKLAKKQVKMLGKFFSMSFLWGFFQWFYTATDQCGFQAFPSLGLKAYENRFYFDFSAIYVGVGMICPYIINISVLLGGILSWGIMWPLIKTNEGHWYEKGLGESNLHGIQGYRVFIAIALLLGDGLYNFVKVITHTLWGLYHQIQERKRENVLPVADQDSPSSPELSYDDRRRTQLFLKDQIPTWFAVAGYVAIAAISTATLPHIFHQLKWYYIIVIYLVAPTLAFCNAYGCGLTDWSLASTYGKLAIFTIGAWAGATQGGVLAGLAACGVMMNIVSTASDLMQDFKTGYLTLASPRSMFVSQLIGTTMGCVISPSVFWIFYKAFPDLGKSTSEYPAPYAIIYRNMAILGVQGFGSLPKNCLLLCYIFFAAAVIINLFKDFLGKKGKFVPLPMAMAIPFYIGPYFAIDMCVGSLILYVWERINKAKADAFAPAVASGLICGDGIWTLPASILALAGVKPPICMKFLSRATNVKVDTFLGS
- the LOC108345741 gene encoding probable metal-nicotianamine transporter YSL7 isoform X2, which translates into the protein MIIDFKLTYPSGTATAHLINSFHTPQGAKLAKKQVKMLGKFFSMSFLWGFFQWFYTATDQCGFQAFPSLGLKAYENRFYFDFSAIYVGVGMICPYIINISVLLGGILSWGIMWPLIKTNEGHWYEKGLGESNLHGIQGYRVFIAIALLLGDGLYNFVKVITHTLWGLYHQIQERKRENVLPVADQDSPSSPELSYDDRRRTQLFLKDQIPTWFAVAGYVAIAAISTATLPHIFHQLKWYYIIVIYLVAPTLAFCNAYGCGLTDWSLASTYGKLAIFTIGAWAGATQGGVLAGLAACGVMMNIVSTASDLMQDFKTGYLTLASPRSMFVSQLIGTTMGCVISPSVFWIFYKAFPDLGKSTSEYPAPYAIIYRNMAILGVQGFGSLPKNCLLLCYIFFAAAVIINLFKDFLGKKGKFVPLPMAMAIPFYIGPYFAIDMCVGSLILYVWERINKAKADAFAPAVASGLICGDGIWTLPASILALAGVKPPICMKFLSRATNVKVDTFLGS